The Merismopedia glauca CCAP 1448/3 genome contains a region encoding:
- a CDS encoding GNAT family N-acetyltransferase: protein MASSEPRWNFVALEKTHQKDTFDCGYPNLNEYLKKYARQNHNKSIAKTFAAISPSGSLKIEGYYTVSASTIEYESLPPSDRSKIPAYPVPAALIGKLAVDRSAQGKGLGGELLVDALLRSLRASQEIAIYAVRVDAIDERAKEFYLKYEFIPFEDRPLSLFLPLATIAREFA, encoded by the coding sequence ATGGCGAGTAGTGAACCGAGGTGGAACTTCGTTGCTTTAGAAAAAACTCACCAAAAAGATACCTTTGATTGCGGCTATCCCAATTTAAACGAGTATTTAAAAAAATATGCGAGGCAGAACCACAATAAAAGTATTGCCAAGACTTTCGCCGCCATTTCTCCGTCAGGAAGTTTAAAGATTGAGGGTTACTATACAGTTAGCGCCAGCACGATCGAGTACGAATCCTTACCCCCAAGCGATAGAAGTAAAATCCCCGCCTATCCCGTTCCGGCAGCGCTAATTGGCAAGCTAGCCGTAGATCGTTCGGCACAAGGTAAGGGACTGGGAGGAGAGTTGCTAGTTGACGCACTGCTGCGTTCCCTGCGCGCTTCCCAGGAAATCGCCATTTATGCGGTTAGAGTAGATGCCATTGACGAAAGAGCTAAGGAATTCTATCTCAAATACGAGTTTATTCCCTTTGAGGATCGCCCCCTCTCTCTGTTTCTACCCCTAGCAACTA
- a CDS encoding DUF1778 domain-containing protein, with translation MPKSSPGKDSRLDLRVTQIQKELLERAAALKGLSLSAYTLAHLIPIAEGEIATQERLVLSNSDRDLFLSVMENPPVLKGKLKTAIQNYRQKYGE, from the coding sequence ATGCCCAAAAGTTCGCCTGGAAAAGATAGTCGCCTCGATCTTAGAGTTACTCAAATACAAAAAGAACTGCTAGAGAGGGCTGCTGCTCTTAAAGGATTATCATTGAGTGCCTACACTCTAGCCCATCTCATCCCCATCGCCGAAGGAGAGATTGCCACTCAGGAACGCTTGGTTTTATCAAATAGCGATCGCGACTTATTCTTATCTGTAATGGAAAATCCGCCTGTATTAAAAGGCAAGCTGAAAACCGCGATTCAAAATTATCGACAAAAGTATGGCGAGTAG